A genomic stretch from Mya arenaria isolate MELC-2E11 chromosome 10, ASM2691426v1 includes:
- the LOC128205197 gene encoding uncharacterized protein LOC128205197, producing MSAGAFRRLVRFVIQSGHYVNCVLSGCTIKPEEDVQQLQVGMENQSALQLVALQPVSSDYRTNITLYTTTIAAGAFRRLVSIVMQSGCSVNCKLSRCKIEPEEDVRQLQVEMENQSALQMVALQPVTADYTPHITLWLLTMSAEVFRRLVSSVIQSGRFVNCQLWWCTIKHEEDVRQLQVEMENHSAVKLVKPFQLNMRGRWSVEFKVNVKASTEPQELVQAFPSRQRKRKSPFRLPGETPLDLSVPKKLS from the exons ATGTCAGCAGGAGCGTTCAGACGTCTCGTTAGATTTgtgatacagtcgggacattATGTGAACTGTGTGTTATCGGGGTGTACAATAAAGCCTGAAGAGGACGTGCAACAGCTGCAGGTGGGGATGGAGAACCAGTCCGCTCTTCAGTTGGTTGCTCTACAGCCCGTCTCATCTGATTATAGAACAAACATTACATTGTATACTACTACCATTGCAGCAGGAGCGTTCAGACGTCTCGTTAGTATTGTGATGCAGTCGGGATGTTCTGTGAACTGTAAGTTATCGCGCTGTAAAATAGAACCTGAAGAGGACGTGAGACAGCTGCAggtggagatggagaaccagTCCGCTCTTCAGATGGTTGCTCTACAGCCCGTCACAGCTGACTATACACCACATATTACATTATGGCTATTGACCATGTCAGCAGAAGTGTTCAGACGTCTCGTTAGTAGTGTGATACAGTCGGGACGTTTTGTGAACTGTCAGTTATGGTGGTGTACAATAAAGCATGAAGAGGACGTGAGACAGCTGCAggtggagatggagaaccaTTCTGCCGTGAAACTTGTGAAGCCCTTTCAACTTAATATGCGCGGTAGATGGTCGGTTGAGTTTAAAGTAAACGTGAAAG CCTCCACGGAACCGCAAGAGTTAGTCCAGGCTTTTCCGTCG CGTCAACGGAAACGGAAGAGTCCCTTCAGGCTTCCGGGGGAAACTCCCCTTGATCTGTCG GTTCCGAAAAAGCTGAGCTGA